From one Gossypium hirsutum isolate 1008001.06 chromosome D08, Gossypium_hirsutum_v2.1, whole genome shotgun sequence genomic stretch:
- the LOC107939485 gene encoding ethylene-responsive transcription factor TINY, giving the protein MADSPNSESELITRGNKSYDGKQRSGTDPVPEKRRPRDSISKHPVYRGVRMRAWGKWVSEIREPRKKSRIWLGTYSTPEMAARAHDVAALSIKGNSAILNFPELAELLPRPVSNSPRDVQAAAAKAAAMEFLSNNTNNNVDATTSFLSSSSSSSMNMDDVSTPEELSQIVELPSLGTSYESVESGTEFVCMDPVDGWLLNPSGMPWYYEDNNGYFGDEIPMQMQENTITNGFSPLLWNH; this is encoded by the coding sequence ATGGCTGACTCACCAAACTCGGAATCTGAGTTGATCACTCGCGGCAATAAGTCTTATGATGGTAAACAGAGATCGGGAACTGACCCGGTACCCGAAAAGCGTCGTCCGAGGGATAGTATTAGTAAACACCCGGTTTACCGTGGGGTCCGAATGCGGGCGTGGGGTAAATGGGTATCCGAAATCCGTGAGCCCCGAAAAAAGAGCCGGATCTGGTTAGGTACTTACTCGACGCCGGAAATGGCGGCACGTGCTCACGACGTTGCCGCGTTGAGCATCAAGGGTAACTCGGCGATCCTCAACTTCCCTGAACTCGCTGAGTTGTTGCCGCGTCCGGTTTCTAACTCGCCCCGTGATGTCCAAGCCGCCGCCGCTAAAGCAGCCGCAATGGAGTTTTTAAGTAATAATACTAATAACAACGTCGATGCTACGACGTCGTTTTTGTCTTCTTCGTCTTCGTCATCGATGAACATGGATGACGTGTCGACACCTGAGGAGCTGAGCCAGATAGTGGAGTTGCCGAGTTTAGGGACAAGTTACGAATCTGTTGAGTCAGGGACGGAGTTCGTGTGCATGGACCCGGTTGACGGGTGGCTGTTGAATCCCAGTGGCATGCCTTGGTATTATGAAGATAATAATGGGTATTTCGGGGATGAAATTCCAATGCAAATGCAAGAAAATACAATTACAAATGGGTTTAGTCCTTTACTATGGAATCATTAA